The following proteins are encoded in a genomic region of Pseudorca crassidens isolate mPseCra1 chromosome 1, mPseCra1.hap1, whole genome shotgun sequence:
- the DMAC2L gene encoding ATP synthase subunit s, mitochondrial isoform X2 — MMLFGKISQQFCGLKKLPRSRDSRYFWGWLNAVFNKVDHERIRDVGPDRAASEWLLRCGALVRYHGQERWQKDYNHLPTGPLDKYKIQAIDATDSCIMSIGFDHMGLQHVEKIRLCKCHYIEDDCLERLSQLENLQKSMLEMEIISCGNVTDKGIIALHHLRNLKYLFLSDLPGIKEKEKIVQVFKTSLPSLELKLDLK; from the exons ATGATGCTGTTTGGAAAAATTTCCCAGCAGTTCTGTGGCTTAAAGAAACTCCCAAGGTCACGTGACTCCCGATACTTCTGGGGCTGGTTGAATGCAGTGTTTAATAA AGTGGATCATGAACGCATCCGGGATGTTGGCCCTGACAGGGCAGCGTCCGAGTGGCTGCTGCGCTGTGGGGCTCTGGTGCGCTACCACGGCCAGGAGAGGTGGCAGAAGGACTACAACCACCTCCCAACAGGCCCTCTGGACAAATACAAGATTCAGGCAATTGATGCCACTGATTCTTGTATCATGAGCATTGGATTTGATCACATGG gcCTACAGCATGTTGAAAAAATAAGGCTATGCAAGTGTCACTATATTGAGGATGACTGCTTGGAGAGACTTAGTCAActtgaaaatttacaaaaaagcatgttggaaatggaaataatttcatgtgGGAATGTCACAGACAAAGGTATCATTGCTTTGCATCATTTAAG AAACCTCAAGTATTTGTTTTTAAGTGATCTTCCtggcataaaagaaaaagaaaaaattgtccaAGTCTTTAAAACATCACTGCCTTCTCTGGAACTAAAATTAGACTTGAAGTAA
- the DMAC2L gene encoding ATP synthase subunit s, mitochondrial isoform X1: MMLFGKISQQFCGLKKLPRSRDSRYFWGWLNAVFNKVDHERIRDVGPDRAASEWLLRCGALVRYHGQERWQKDYNHLPTGPLDKYKIQAIDATDSCIMSIGFDHMEGLQHVEKIRLCKCHYIEDDCLERLSQLENLQKSMLEMEIISCGNVTDKGIIALHHLRNLKYLFLSDLPGIKEKEKIVQVFKTSLPSLELKLDLK; the protein is encoded by the exons ATGATGCTGTTTGGAAAAATTTCCCAGCAGTTCTGTGGCTTAAAGAAACTCCCAAGGTCACGTGACTCCCGATACTTCTGGGGCTGGTTGAATGCAGTGTTTAATAA AGTGGATCATGAACGCATCCGGGATGTTGGCCCTGACAGGGCAGCGTCCGAGTGGCTGCTGCGCTGTGGGGCTCTGGTGCGCTACCACGGCCAGGAGAGGTGGCAGAAGGACTACAACCACCTCCCAACAGGCCCTCTGGACAAATACAAGATTCAGGCAATTGATGCCACTGATTCTTGTATCATGAGCATTGGATTTGATCACATGG aaggcCTACAGCATGTTGAAAAAATAAGGCTATGCAAGTGTCACTATATTGAGGATGACTGCTTGGAGAGACTTAGTCAActtgaaaatttacaaaaaagcatgttggaaatggaaataatttcatgtgGGAATGTCACAGACAAAGGTATCATTGCTTTGCATCATTTAAG AAACCTCAAGTATTTGTTTTTAAGTGATCTTCCtggcataaaagaaaaagaaaaaattgtccaAGTCTTTAAAACATCACTGCCTTCTCTGGAACTAAAATTAGACTTGAAGTAA